Sequence from the Sardina pilchardus chromosome 15, fSarPil1.1, whole genome shotgun sequence genome:
ACAATATCAAAGATTAATCAGATCCAAGCACATTATTCCCCAACTTTAATCATCCAAAGATGGTTCAGAGGTTATCTTACCAGGAAAAGTCTTGGGTAAAGAACCTAATGTTTCAATATTACTCTCATATTTACAAACGTGGCAGATGCCTTCATCCAGACACATTTACCTTTAGATCAGTATAACACAACCATGAAGTTGGGTACACATAGACATTTGAGGTCGTTCTATAATTTTGACAGATGCCTTTAGCATTTCTCAAAAATTACATCAACATCTCCTGAACTATCATTTTCTGAAAATTATCATTCAGGAAGTGTTGAGGAAATGCTTCTTTACAATGcagaaacatttaaaaaatactgtacatatagcgGAGTTTCCttactattagccgcagcttatacattaattttgcaaaatttcttcagctctgaggttaatacatagtggcagttaatatggtattgatatggttttgccTCTAGCATAAAACAttatcctgcggcttatacatgatgcggcttatactgtacatgatgtggctaatacacagtgAATTACTGAACCTTAAGATGGTGAGAAATGTTTTATATGATATGTTAATGCATATTTATATCTCACATTGTCAGTATCACAAGTTCAGCATGGCATtggagaaagataaaaaaacaGCTTTCACCCATCATATCTGAGGCCACAATTACTGATGACCCTCTTTATTCTGACAAACAGCCAACCATGGTTGGCAAACATACGGATGTGAGTTTGCTCTCTACATGTCATGATGGTTATATAATGAGTACTCTAGATTAAGTTAATTTGATTATGTAATTTAAACATTTAGGTATCAAacaatgtgaataaaggttgGCATCGCTGACATAATTTATTTGCTACTCAGGATCAGAATGAAGGGGATTTGAAAATGAAGCTTTTCATGAACTTGCTCACTGGTACTACAGTGGTAAGATGAGCAAAGTGTGCATTTGTAATATTATAGAGGTACTTTATCATTCTGAAAGACACTAGACATTTTACCTTGTTGCAGGTTGTACATGAAGAACGGGCTCTTTCATCTACTAATAAAAAATGGAAAGCCTgtacccctcccaccccccagaACAGTAAAGTTTTAAGTTGCAACACATCCATAGGGAAAGGTAATGTGTCTTTCCTGTTGTTATAAGATATGGGTGGCCGTTTGAATCAAAATAACATTTCCCATCTTTACATTCCTGGACAGATGTCACAGACCTATCGGAGGAGCTGCAGAGCCTGGCGCTGGAGACTGCGGGTGTCCACCTGTATTGCCACAAGGCTGTCCTCCACCCGACGGACCCCGTCACCAACATGCACCTCTCGCGTCAGCAGGACGGCAAGGACGTCCGGAGGGACCTCCGCCAGCTCCAAAGCCGAAAACCGAGCCCCGAGAAGCCGCCGCACCCTCGGCTCCCCATGGTCACTGCAGAGCAGCGGCTGATGGACCGCTGCCATGCCGGCATCAACCTGGAGGTCTTCGACATCGTCGAGCGAGCCAACCGGGTGCGCGAGCGCGACGAGGCGCTCAGGAAGACGGTCGAGCACGTCACGCAGGCCCAGGCGAGGAGGGAGGAGGCGCGGGAGTACAGGGACGTGGTCATGGAGGGCCGGCGTAAGGAGGCGCTGCAGCggagggagcaggagcaggtggAGCTGCGGAACGCGCTGCTGCGGCTGAAGGCCGACCAGAACCACGAGGCGCAGTCGGCCAGGGAGAGGCACGCGCTGTGGCTGGAGACGAGGAAACTCAAGAAGCTAGAGAAGACCAAGACGGACGACTTCTGCTGCCGCCACCTCTCCCTGTGCAAGGTCATCGCCAAGCAGCAGGACCAGCAGAGGCGCACCGCCATAATGCAAGAGAGACAAAGCCTGGTGACATCCACCCGGGCACATGTAGCCAAGCAAAAGCAGCTGATCCAGAAGTACTTGGAGCGCAGGTAAAAAAACAACCCCTTATGGTCCTTTTCATGTTAAACTGGATtctttcaaatgttgtttttaacaTTGCTTGTTACTGTTGCATGTTGTTCTAGGAAACAGTCCATTAAGGAAAGTACCATGATTTCTCGAATGACACTGGACTCTTATAAGCTGAAAGTGCATAATAACCTGCTCCGGGCAGCCAAGGTCCGGGCGGCGAGGATCAAATCCAGTCATGCAAAGACAGCAGCCACAAAAACACTGGTGTTTGAGAGAACCACTTAAAGAAACACATAGCATAAACATCACAGTTAACAAAAGACAAATCAACCATGAGAGAAATGTGGGTGTTTTCTTATAGTATttagtcttaaaaaaaaaaaaaaaaaaaagcttctccAAATGTCAGATTTCTTCAATCCACATTAATCCACATAATGTTATCATTCACTTGCAGGTACATCAAACACCTGAAGTACATATGTATATAGAATCTTCTTTTACATAATATGCAAAATTATGTCTGGATTGTCTTGGTAAACTTTGTGCATTTTATCTGATGCCAACCAAAACTTTGAAGTTGAACGGAAATCTTACAAAACGTtcaaaaacatttcatttttgcccAAAAGCAGTCTTGCTTGCCCCGCAACATTACTGTAATTGTTAAGTTGTTAGCATAGAGAATACTTGAGTCAGACTTACTCGATGTTCCCATGCAGTGTTTGATTGCATTGGGACTGGTTGTGTGCTGTGCATCTTTCTGGGCCTATAACTGCCCAAAAATAATTTTGCTAATTCAAATAAGACACTTGCTGAGGGCTTTGgaattgtattgtttgtttttctgtaagTCATATCCTCAGGATGACTATGTTGCTGCAGACGCATTTTACTTTTACTGGCACCACAAATGTAACTGCAATTCAGGGGGGATCTGATTGTGTGCTCATAAACATGTGTATGAGTTGATGGTGTTGAATTAGATGTTGAAACCTGCATCTAATTGACACTATTGAGATTCCCTATGGTATAACAACTACTCAAGCTTTTAATACCTTAAGGGCTGTGTAAAGTGCTGTTTAAGTGCTGTACCTTCCTACACAGTATTACCGCATGGAACCTGTAACAAAGCATGACATTGCTTCAAGCTGACCTTAGTTTACAATAAACCTACTGACATCTTCAGAGATATGTTTGACCATAAAAATACAATATTTTCAGGAAATTATCAGGCCACTACAGAAAAGGAATTGTACTAAACAGTATAATAATATATCATAGCATGGGAATTGATACTGGCTACAGTAGGCAAGTGAAATGAGGAGTCTGACTCAGTCAGGGCAAGAGTTAGGAGTGTCAGAGATTTCAGCAGCTGAAGAGGAGACTATCATCCTGGATCCTTCAGAGTACAGAGGGGGAATGAGACACCAGGCTGTCTCTGTTCCTTTCAAGAAACTCGCTGCAAGAGGAAAAGGTGTTGTAGAACCTTGAGGAGAGTCCAGCGATATCAGTGGAGATGTAAGGCAAGACCCCTGGAGTGGCCTGGTTGTAGTAGGAGATCTGAGAACCATACAGATGGAATACATGTGAAAACAGTGCCAATCTGTCATGAACACTGCTGTATATTTGTATTCAGTAGAAAGCCTTTTCTTTTCACACCTTAGTAAGGTTGTCTGACTCTTCCGAAATGCTGAAACCAGCGCAGAGGACCTCGCCTCGGTTTAAGTCCTCTGTTGGTGGATGAGTAGGCAATGTCACAGAGCGCAGGGCGATCAGGTAAGGCTCACTGAAGAGGGgtaagcagagggagagagagtgagtgaccgTTAATTAATAGTCGGATAGTCAGAGGGTGAAAGTACTCTGGGGTGTTCTGTGAAACCTTGATTAAGTTGCAAAGCtaatgaggaaaaaaagaagtcGTGCTTTTCTTTAGAATACCCCACCTCGGGTCACATGGACTTCTCCGCGAGGCCAGCATAATGAAGTCTTGGTCTTTACCCCCCTTCCTGACGGACGGAGTGACCACTCGGTAGATGGTGTCATCCTCATCGGCTTGGTTTATTACCTCGCATTCCCTAATAATACAATTATTATAAAAATGCAACCAGGGAATCCAACATCTAGAAAACACAAACTACTATCTATATTTGATATGTCCATAATATAACACTTACTTATAATGCCTATCCCACTCCTTCCTGCGTCTCAGATCGGACAGAAGCACAAAGACTTGTTCTGCCGGGACGTTTACATGTGTCTCCACTTTAAAACACAACGTCTGGTTCTCCTCTAATGTATACAAACTCACCTAGGgataaaaatggtcaacttAACAATTACATTTCCGGTTAACAGTTTGTCCATAATAGCAAGAACAATTTGCAACTAGTTCCAACCTTATGTTTTTCTGAGTTCAATGCCCAGTTGCCCCGTGCAGACAACAGCTTTAAGGCAGACACATTGTTGTAACTGAGGTATATCTAGTGAAGAAAATAACGTTAGGTAAAAGGTCAACCACTTTGACATGTCAAGTGCTTTACATTGCACATCACTGCTTATTATCTTCTTTGCAGGGCTACCTGATTACTGGGGTCCCAAGGAACAGATAATGGCACTTCAGTATGCTTGCAGGAAATGATGTACTtcctaaaacaaacaaacacacaggtgtAGATTAACCACAATGTTGGCAGAGTAACAATGTAGAGATGGAAACTGTCTAGCCTCTATTATCTACAGACAATCCCAATGCTGCTTAAAAAAAACTATTGTTTCCACCACACACCTGTCCAGTCTAATTTTCTTCCTGGCAATGGCTTCCTGGTACCGACGCTTTCCATCCTGTGGACGCAGGAAGACTCAGGAATCAGTGTTAGTAAGtaagaagaacaaaaacaaaactttttttttttcacctgctGAGCTGAAAAACAATCCAGTATTACGGGGATATTTGGGGATAAGcaccagtgacattttcagtttTGAGGAATGCAGCTAATTCTCCACACGGTTTGGAATGTACCAGCCCGGTGGCATTAACTCCGGTCTTACCACTGGTACAGGTCGAATGCGGGGCAGTGTGCGTGGTTTCTTCTCACCGTCCAGCACCTCAAACGTCATAAAGGCACTGTTGATGTGGCGAAGTGGCTCGCCTCCTTGGTATGCTTCggcgcacacacccacctccATGCTACAAAGACATGTAGCATGTCAGACTTGATGTAACGTTGACATTGCTATTGCAGTGCAGGGGTGAATATGTACTTTAATTAAGTATATTAGTAATAACTAGTAAACTTGTATTTTGAAGAGAAATACCTTTTCTTAAAGGCATTGTTAACAATTGCCTTCAAAACCAAGCGGTCACCTATGTGAGAGGGACCTCGAAAGTGGAACATGTCAATTGTCCTCAGAGTCGGGTGGGCATTACACAGTCGGCTGAAAGATGGAAAAAGATGGTCAGAATGGTCAACACTAAAGAAAAGTCAGagtcactctccatctctggcAGTCTACTAAGCCAAAAGACACAATAAGCCTATTATGGCGTAACGTTGTTCCCTGTGATTCACCTGGCTGCAATGGTGGCCACATTCTCCATCCAGGCCATTATCTGTCCTCCGAACGTGCTGACTTGGTGGTTGGCATGGGGTGGCAGGACCAGCTCCACGCTCTCCACCCTGGTGCGTTCAGCTGGCACTGCGTCCTGATGCTCCTCACATTCAGGAGCTAAGGAGCGCAAGCGTGTGATATGGAGCAATTGCTTTAGACCGCTTAGCCTGTGTTTCCTAACCTTAAAGGCTTAGAACACTCTCATGGTATGCGATGTATGGTGCAAGGCACTTAATCATGGGGCGAAAACCTTTGGAAATGTTTTAAGTCCTCAGTTCTAGAAGGCAACCAAAGGGAGACGTGATGGGTGAGATCAGCTGAGTCAGTGTAAATGGCACTGCAGTATGGCAGGCCATTTACTGAGCCAGCCATTTTCAACTTCTCTTTAGTCAGGCATTTACATTTTGCATGAAGTCATCTGGCAGATATGTTTAAGGAATATATGAATGAGGCACAATGTGAGCAAATGAATGAAACAAGATGCCATGGGAATACACTCGAATtctacaacaaccacaattacTGTAGAGTTAGACAGTTAGAATCCATTAGAGTGTTCCTTTCAGATGCAGAACACACTTAATGTCAAACCTAAAGCTAAAGAGTTAAGAGACTTTCTCTCCAGGTGAGGTGAGGTATGGTTCTGTACCTGTGTGAgaggtgctgctgctgagcAGGTCGTTGATGATCTCTGCATGAATGagcctcatcctcctcctctccgctgctAGGCTGTACTCCATCTGCTCAGCTTGTGTGAGGGGGATCACCTGTTTCAGCTGGacctgcacacagtcacacaggtgACAGAGCGTGAGAGCCCATGGGCTGACAGTCACAAGTTGAGACACTGTCTCTAAAATAGTATTCCGACAACTATGAAGAGACTTGTTGGTTAGAAGTTGACATTTTGGAAAAGTTGTTTACAAACTGTTTGTAAACTGTCTCTGcttctctactgtcctgttcTTAGCTGTTAGTGTTATGCATAAATGTCCCTTGACAATGTGTCCTGACAAAGTTTGAAAACAAGTTACCGGTATACCACATTAACAACACCCTTACCTTCCCAGCTTCTGTTCGCCGTGCAACAAACGTGGCAAATGCATGGCACACCTTGCACTGCTGATCGCTAAAAAGGTCCTCGCAGCTAACCACAATACCGACCTGAGGAGAATTAAAATGACTGACATTAACACTTCACAATAAGCACAGGATACACATTTGTATAAATCCACTGAAATATTAAATTAATTCAATATAAATTATGTAATAAACATGTAAAAAACTACCTCCATGCTAGATGTGAATGCCCTGTTCACTTTGGCTTTGATGTGAACAACTTGTCCAACACTAGAGATATATATAAAACAGTAATACGTAGTAATAATCTCATTAATGCTTCATTATTTAAGAAATGTAGAATGTGCTTAGATTGCGGCGAATGTTACCTAATTGTGTGCTCAAAGTGGATATCATCAACAGAGGCAGTTACACAGGAACATCCAGCATGCCTTTCAGCTGTGGCAAAGGAAataaattacagtaatttcacAATATACCACAATAATCTGCTGTGTAACAAATAAACTACAAATACTCATGACTGTCTAAACATTACGATACACAACAAATTGTTTACAGGATAAAATTCATTGAACAACTCAACATTACAAGTCAACTTGTAGTGATTCGTCATTCGGTACATTTCATCCAACTGGCTATGATTGACACTTATATCTATGAGATAAGATAAAGCCTTCAAAATCAGTGTAGAACAGCCCTCCATGGCCATTCAGTAGCTAGCCCCGTCAGTCTGATGGTGGTTTGTATAAACAAAAGGAGTGGTGGGTCATCTGTGTTTTCATAACCAACATGATCACACAGAGCAGATGCAAAAGGTTTATAACTCCGGGTCTGTAAGACGTTTACAGTCAACTCTGAGAGCTGCAAAGTGCattctgtgttgtgttgctctcAAAACAGAACGTCAGAGTCCAAACACAACCCGTGAGAAAACAGAatagctctcctctcctgacatCTTCAGTCCCTTGAGGAGCTTACCTGAGAGGCAGGCGGTGGAGTCCATCCACTTGAGCAGCTGGCCTGCACTGAGCTGCCCGCAGTGGTTGGCATGGCAGGGCAGCACGATCTGGCTCATCTTCACCTCGGTGGGGTTCCTGTACACATCGCCATTCTCCAGGATGAACAGGGGCTCCTCAAGAAGCTCCGACTCCCAGTCCTCGGAGGCCATGGCTGTGTGAAGGAGGCTGAAATTTCTGCCAAAGAGTATACAGTAAACAGAGAGTTAGCTGACACTGACCAGCAGTAACAGAGATGTACACAGCAAACACGTGGGGCACGAAAGGAGAAGGTTGCGTTCACAGTTGgcagtgttgtgttttgtattaCCACATCAAAGGATTTTTCGAAGTCTTCATGTCCATAATCATAACAGTTTCATGCACTCACATGTTTGAAAGATTAATTACTTCAAGTAGGATTTTGAAGATTATAGactttctttcattttcagAAGAATTAGAACTTGAAAGAAATCATTCTGCAACACACATGTGATTGTGGGAACAACTGAGAACAGTTGGCATCACATCTGTGTACCTTTTTCAAATGTACAAAAAATAACTTGCACAaattcaacaaaacaaaaaggctTTATGAAACTTGCCAGACTTATCCTGGACAGACCTACTAAGGCTGTCCAGGATAATTACATAAATTATGACATTTAGGATCATTttggagctgggctagcgtgcagtaccctgaaagttgtgggtccaattcccggcttcccctgttgtgcccttgagcaaggtacttaaccccaaattgctcccgggacaatgtaatcccttgtaaaaTTGACAtgtgtaagtcactttgaacagcagtgtctgctaaattgtATAAATGTAGGACAGACAGCAAGATCCAGGGATGTCTTCCCCTTTTAGGCTATCTCAATTATATGACAACTTAATATCTAAATAATAGTACTATTTAATCATGTTTTATTTCTGACATTTTATTCCTCTgccacaaataataataataataataaaaagacatCATACAGAACATTTCAGATTATTTTCCTGCTTCAGTGGTGTATTAGGTAAAGGATCAAGAACCACTACAAGGTAAAACATGCCAGTCAATGATGAAGCATAATTGTAACCTATTTAACTTTGAGCGTTTGTCTCACAACACACGTTGGAGTATGTCTAGCATACTGATATATGCCACACATTCAGAAAAATAAGTCAATGCCCAGTGTCACTGTCTCccaaataattcactatcaatTATTAGTAGGCTACTAAACTTTATTGTTGCATTTGGTCAATTTCCTAACTGACAAATCAACTTACACTTCATTCGTGTCACTCTAAAATCAGTAGACCATAATTGTTCTGAAAAACAAAGATTAAATCCAGAATTGGGCATGTGCCACAAATCTGACAATGGCTGGATTGTGTTTGAGCTTCCAGCGAGGACTCATGGATTAACATTCAACTTTGCAAGACTGCCACTTCTCCACATCTCCTCAGACTTTGCAACACAGAGGCTCTGCGTAGTCACGCACTGTCAGAAAATCTTCAAAACTTGCGCGTCTGATTAAAACGATGCAATTTAACAACACAGCCCAACATGGAAAACAGCAAACTATGTTCACTGCGTAGCAGCAAAACACCAAACGTTCTTCTGTGTACCAGCTCACATGGCCTGGTCAGCTGTCTGTCATGCCTTCTTCAAATCCACGACATTCCCCGACCTCCAAACGAACATCACTTTGTCAGTAGCATGCATTACTATTCTTAGACATAGCCTAAACAAGTTAGTCTACAATATAAACGTTATTCATATAACCTAAACGAATCTGTGTCTTAATTCAAATATTAAATAGATGGCTAGCTACAACAACGGGCTTAAAACAACCTTGAACTTGTCACGCAactatttggatgtgtgtgttctactacagtagcctaccttcaTCGCTGGATTCAATTATGTCAGTAATGTTGTATGGCTGACATATTTTTGTTCCTCAGTTCAAATCAATACAAAGTACTTACTAAAAGTGTCCAGAGTGTGTTCTCgtcatatctgtgtgtggctACTTCTGATTCCCAAGACTTTAGATGAAAACATTTACCGGGAGCGTCCTCCGTTAACCAAAATGCCAACTTCAACCGCATGCATGCCGTGGTGGCCTGTAGGCGAACGACCATAACAGTCCTCCCTAAAAGGATTGCGTTACAGTTCCGCCCATCGACTTTTAAAGGTAGAACGGAGTAgttgcaataggcctacaccgcacctaaaaaataaaaaaataaaatcgcTAGTAGGAGCTGCAATGTTGTAGCCAAATATCACCACATTGACTCCTTTCAAGAATCAATCGTTTTGATGAACGCGTCACAAAGGCTTATTATACCTGATACAGTAAAACAACTCTACAAAATTTCAGAAATAGTGAAAACCAAGGTCATAAAATGGCATTGGGCCTGAATATTAAAGATGAAATGCCTCGTGTTAGGCTCATTATAATGCCAAAAGCTAAATGCAACAAAGTGAAATAGTTTACCAAAAATTCCTCGGATGTCCAtgatgggacagagagagagagagagagagggagagacttaTCTCTGGAGGAAGCTTCTTCTCGGTAACTAATTTATCAAATTGATTGCTAATGACTGTCTCCTGGAGATGAGAggtgttaaaaatgcttatcTTTGGTACAATATTATAGCATAACAACAACTTAGATGATAGGCCTATCACAGAATTGCAGTGTCAACATTGGTTTATAACTGAAATATTTATTCTCTGAGCATTGTCATTTTGAATCTTCTCTTGCTGATGTATATTTTTAGATTATGCACCAATTAGGTTAACTCAACTCTCAACAACTTTCAAAGCCAATgccacaacatcaacacacagcacataggCCCAATGCTTCTAAAGACCTATAGCCATCAAACTCGGCTTCTTGATAACTAGGCCTAAtccacagagagagcgagagagagagagagagagagagagagagagagagagagattattggaGTCTATGGTACATATGTTATAGAATGTTGTTTTGAGATGTCTGTTTCCAAGGCTTATGTTGCCCTCTGCTGGTTAAATATTGTCATAACAACTAATTACTTTctagtgtgtgaatatgtgcagATAATTAGGCCTATGATAATTATCCATATAGGCAtcgcatgtatgtgtatatatatatatatatatatatatatatatatatatatatagagagagagagagagagagagagagagagagagaccgtgtgtgtgtgtgtgtgtgtgtgtgtgtgtgtgtgtgtgtgtgtgtgtgtgtgtgtgtgtgttgttgctctgTTCCCAGTCTTCCATCGTCTCCACTCACTCCATCCCCGACACACAGAGAGTGCACCCTCGCTCCAAACCCTATATTTCAGAGACGTGTGCACTCTTACTCTTTACCATCTTATTGATTATGATTTATGATTATTATGACCAGCTAGTTTACTTTTTGGATGGACATATTAGAGGATTTTAGGACCCAGCAGGAGCAAATGGTTAGAGAGGTCATAGGCATAAAACGTCACTTCACTTCCTCGAAACAGCCTCGAAGCCTTTGATCACCTGCTACAATTCCGGTAGTTCATGAATTACTGATTCATGATAGCAGGTTTGTTCTAGGGTGTAGTCGCTCATTTTATGTTAATGCATGTCTCAGCGTCGCTAGTGTTGTGAATCCAGCTGTAAATCTGCCATTCTTACATACAGTCACATTCTTGCATTCAGTTACCGAGTCCAGGCAACAATGAGTTTGAACAAAAACTGAAACAAGGTAGCCTTCACACTCTCGTTCCCCTCTTCTGCATGGGTAAGGGTAAAGGATGCCGTAGGTACTAGGCTATCTTCTGTGCTTTGAGTGTGCTTCGCTAAATCGGAGCATAGGCTACTTGGTAGGCTACTACTATTTTCTCTCATTTATCGCACTACAACACCCAGGATGGAGAGTGCCTGTTATCTGGACGCGTCCGTGGGCACCAGGGTTGCAACTtggttggttatggttatggttgcaACGACCACAGAGGGGCACCACTTTCCTTTCCTTAGGCTAGTAATTGTTATGCTTATTATGGGGCATGGCATGTATACATATAACTATAGTTAAGCCCAGACAGTGCGCGACAATCTCCCTCAAGTagcctacactcacacacgcaccacaaTCCTTTAAGATATattagcgcgcacacacatagtcaTAACATAGTCATAACATGTCGAAGCACAACAGGAAAGTAATTTCAACTCAATCTTCCACATAGATCTGTGGGGGTATGATTTAAAAATGCCCATATGTACCGTAGTACTGTACTTGGTTGGCTGCTCTAACTGGATGCAGCAGCAACTTTTGTCTTTCGTACCGACAGAAGTGACCTTGTGAATCAGAGATCTATGCAAAAAATGCCGGAATTCTGTTTTAACTGATGTCGTTCAGAGAGCAGGCAAAGTGAAGTGGATTAAGTAACAGAAACTACTAGACTGGCTAACACCAGACTGCTTCTCAAATCTCACTTGAGATTGAGAATGGGTCTGGAAAGGCTTCATTGATTTAGGCTACAACTTGTAGCGGCATAACTTAAACTGATGCATTAAGCTCTTACCAAATAAAGTGCAGCAATCAAGTCTTGTAAACATTTCATGTTGGCTCATTTTGGATatgggatgtgtttgtgtgtatctacaTTCTACACCTGttgctgtgtaggtgtgtgtgtgagagaaagcagATTTGAAAATGTGTAACAGAAAAGTCTCAAGActaacagcaacacacacacacacacacacacacacacacacacacacacacacacacacacacagtcctgcacCCTGCTTTATGGCTGTGTCGTGTGATACTACCGCTGTGACCACCTAGAAGTCAAACACCACATCCTCCATTTTGTCTCCCTAATAGATACTTGCATACAGGCAGACACATTGACTACCtctgtacacatgtacacacacccagGGTTGAGTGTCTATATCCACTCAGTGGGCGTGGCGTTGCCACTAAAAGGCCGGAAGAGCAAATTCcactgaaagatagagagagaatgagacagacagaaagcaaCTGTGTTTGAATAAGGAAGAAGGGAAGCACCTCTGTAGCAACTTATTTAATCTTCCACAGTAAGTAGGCAACATACCGTACACAATCTGTTCCTTTTTGCCATTAGCACAGGAGGCAGGAGCCTCA
This genomic interval carries:
- the lrriq3 gene encoding leucine-rich repeat and IQ domain-containing protein 3 isoform X2, which produces MSTRQHIIGLYGCSNLAALTLHNTPLSLMENYRHCMVNSLWSLKALDKYVISDEEIIEGCTILPKFKQMTPHLAIDLHPASKMETFKSEMKLVMKTISKINQIQAHYSPTLIIQRWFRGYLTRKSLGITSSAWHWRKIKKQLSPIISEATITDDPLYSDKQPTMVGKHTDDQNEGDLKMKLFMNLLTGTTVVVHEERALSSTNKKWKACTPPTPQNSKVLSCNTSIGKDVTDLSEELQSLALETAGVHLYCHKAVLHPTDPVTNMHLSRQQDGKDVRRDLRQLQSRKPSPEKPPHPRLPMVTAEQRLMDRCHAGINLEVFDIVERANRVRERDEALRKTVEHVTQAQARREEAREYRDVVMEGRRKEALQRREQEQVELRNALLRLKADQNHEAQSARERHALWLETRKLKKLEKTKTDDFCCRHLSLCKVIAKQQDQQRRTAIMQERQSLVTSTRAHVAKQKQLIQKYLERRKQSIKESTMISRMTLDSYKLKVHNNLLRAAKVRAARIKSSHAKTAATKTLVFERTT
- the lrriq3 gene encoding leucine-rich repeat and IQ domain-containing protein 3 isoform X1; this encodes MDVLDAQQFLVSCTASLIEQHGVFDLEDKKDIPQNIVMVRLSNRMLKNVVHFECCQSLRICILANNFINNIAGLSECVHLVKLDLSGNQITELPNVGFWKKFVELQLLNLHDNNMSTRQHIIGLYGCSNLAALTLHNTPLSLMENYRHCMVNSLWSLKALDKYVISDEEIIEGCTILPKFKQMTPHLAIDLHPASKMETFKSEMKLVMKTISKINQIQAHYSPTLIIQRWFRGYLTRKSLGITSSAWHWRKIKKQLSPIISEATITDDPLYSDKQPTMVGKHTDDQNEGDLKMKLFMNLLTGTTVVVHEERALSSTNKKWKACTPPTPQNSKVLSCNTSIGKDVTDLSEELQSLALETAGVHLYCHKAVLHPTDPVTNMHLSRQQDGKDVRRDLRQLQSRKPSPEKPPHPRLPMVTAEQRLMDRCHAGINLEVFDIVERANRVRERDEALRKTVEHVTQAQARREEAREYRDVVMEGRRKEALQRREQEQVELRNALLRLKADQNHEAQSARERHALWLETRKLKKLEKTKTDDFCCRHLSLCKVIAKQQDQQRRTAIMQERQSLVTSTRAHVAKQKQLIQKYLERRKQSIKESTMISRMTLDSYKLKVHNNLLRAAKVRAARIKSSHAKTAATKTLVFERTT
- the lrriq3 gene encoding leucine-rich repeat and IQ domain-containing protein 3 isoform X3 — translated: MVGKHTDDQNEGDLKMKLFMNLLTGTTVVVHEERALSSTNKKWKACTPPTPQNSKVLSCNTSIGKDVTDLSEELQSLALETAGVHLYCHKAVLHPTDPVTNMHLSRQQDGKDVRRDLRQLQSRKPSPEKPPHPRLPMVTAEQRLMDRCHAGINLEVFDIVERANRVRERDEALRKTVEHVTQAQARREEAREYRDVVMEGRRKEALQRREQEQVELRNALLRLKADQNHEAQSARERHALWLETRKLKKLEKTKTDDFCCRHLSLCKVIAKQQDQQRRTAIMQERQSLVTSTRAHVAKQKQLIQKYLERRKQSIKESTMISRMTLDSYKLKVHNNLLRAAKVRAARIKSSHAKTAATKTLVFERTT
- the acot11b gene encoding acyl-coenzyme A thioesterase 11b, which codes for MASEDWESELLEEPLFILENGDVYRNPTEVKMSQIVLPCHANHCGQLSAGQLLKWMDSTACLSAERHAGCSCVTASVDDIHFEHTISVGQVVHIKAKVNRAFTSSMEVGIVVSCEDLFSDQQCKVCHAFATFVARRTEAGKVQLKQVIPLTQAEQMEYSLAAERRRMRLIHAEIINDLLSSSTSHTAPECEEHQDAVPAERTRVESVELVLPPHANHQVSTFGGQIMAWMENVATIAASRLCNAHPTLRTIDMFHFRGPSHIGDRLVLKAIVNNAFKKSMEVGVCAEAYQGGEPLRHINSAFMTFEVLDGEKKPRTLPRIRPVPVDGKRRYQEAIARKKIRLDRKYIISCKHTEVPLSVPWDPSNQIYLSYNNVSALKLLSARGNWALNSEKHKVSLYTLEENQTLCFKVETHVNVPAEQVFVLLSDLRRRKEWDRHYKECEVINQADEDDTIYRVVTPSVRKGGKDQDFIMLASRRSPCDPSEPYLIALRSVTLPTHPPTEDLNRGEVLCAGFSISEESDNLTKISYYNQATPGVLPYISTDIAGLSSRFYNTFSSCSEFLERNRDSLVSHSPSVL